The DNA sequence taaatattaataaaaaacaatctaatcaattaattcataataattataaatatctcTAAAAGTAATTAGAgaaataaagtatttaaaaataaaatttaatcaaattaattgataataattaaaaatattacagaaataaattagaaaaataaatatttaaaaaagttgtggaataaataaattttgcttaaaaaaattcaacgaCCAAATCTACAGAAGAACCATATATTCCAacatatttataagaaaaaaaaagtccttGTACAaacaatcatcaacaaaagaTGCTAGACATGAGTTTATTGGGAAACAAATCAacgaaatgaaagaaaaataattcaaaagaaGAAATCGTGCAACGATATCAGATTTGTTAATATCACCATCAATCACTTATTATTTGCATAAGCAATTTCttccaacaaaaaaagttaaaacaattaCCCCAAATTTTGCTTATTTGATTCGTGAAAAAACATAATGGAATATGAAGAATTCACCATAATATATCTAAAATGGTTTTATTGTAATTCAatcacaaattaattatttataagttCATCGgcttttacaataataattttaggaATCATTCGAAGtatgttatataattaaataactgTAAAATAATGTCTTCTGTTATCAATCTATAGATATTAAACTCTAATCATACTAAATTGTTAATTGTTCACTTGGCCAGAAGACGTGTAAGAAAGAAATAGGGTAAAAAAATTACTGGATTTACACTATCactaagagaagaaaaataaaacaagcaaattttattcatgaaaGCCAACAAAAAGGATTCCCAACtaatgaaattaaagaaaactgATTATGATTTTTACTCTATTTTagctataatatatttttaaaataataaataaatttatgctaagaaaaatatcatattaaaatatattgtttaaccataataaaataattttaatttaattcattttttatttctaaattctaatttttttgttcatcCAAACAGGTAGAGAGAAGTTCTTTTGCTTTGTTCCATCCCATTTTTAtccaatcaaataaaatatcttttctaTTCTATTTCTCTGTATTTCTATCATTCCTATTATgttattctctttcttttctctatATTTCACCACTCATCCAAACACTAAATCCTTAAACGCCTCAAAATAAGCAGTATAGGTTTTGAGTTACAAAAATTGTCTTACTAGGATTGTACTTCATGTTTGCAGCAAACGTTTGAGAACTTATAGATTACCATTTTACAAACTTAGTATTGATTCTCACATGGTTTAATTTCTGTCAATCCATTGATATTCAAACTAAGGAATTTAAAAATCTTGTTGGGTATCAAAATACAGGTCGTGTTTCTGTAAAAAAAGTGTTCACCAAGAAATCATACTTTTAAATAGAGAGCACATGTGAACCTAATACTGATGCTAACGAAGGAAAGCATAAGGTTAATAATGAAGGGAACTCAAACACGGTTGTATGCCACCGACTTGCTGAAAAGGCGCCTGATGTATAGGACTTGCAGAGCACTAACAGCGGCCAAGAGAAAATACTCTCCTACTGTGTAGAATACAACACGCTTCCGCGTGCTCTCGTTCGCTACAAACAAAGAGGGCTGAGTCAGTGGAAGTTGGTATTATGTTCGtaactattttttcttaatagGACACAAAGGAGATAAGATATATCCACGAGTGACAACACCAGGATATACAAGCATCAGATATAACATTAGTGTTTTAAGCCAATAACATACAACAATATGCTGTTCAAACAAGCTGGTTCTTATATCCATCAATGTTTGAACTGTTTTTATCCTCACAGAAAATGTTCAGattgtttataaaatatgaaaaaaaacacCAAGAATATAACGCTACATCTTACCAGAACTGTAATAGACAGGAATAACCCTAAAAATATCCCTTTCTAGCAGAAGTCTGAATGGCAGCTTGTTACTACGCTACTTAGGTATGGTTTGTCATACTTTCAGAATATGAAAACACAATCTGAACATTTCATTGGTCAAAAAGTTTTAGAAACTTCACAAACACGCCAATAGGATCTGGCACAAGTAGGCTTCATTTTGGCTGAAACCTCTAGCACTTTACAATTAAAATGACTGAATGAGTACCAGGATAACTTAAATAGAGATGGTCTTCATTAGCAGCAATTGCCGCTAATCTCAAAATCAATAAAAGGTAAAGATACTGAACGTCTGGGAATCATCCCTGCTATGAAGAGGCTTAGGAAAATAATGTTTCCACACTGCATAAGTTCTACAAATGCCCATATATATTGCAAATATAATATCACAACTACTAGATCAAAATTCCCAAACTAGAACAGTGGCTTGCATCATGCCagctcataaaaaaaaaaaaaaaaaaaacttactatgACGATGCCTTGCATCACGAGCTTTCAAGTACTTTTGTTCAGCAGTAACAGACTCTAGTGCTTCTCTGAGTTCAgcaattttaacattaattggGTCCAAATGCTCTGCAAACCataaaagttaaatgaaagtttGATAATCAACAAATAGAACAAATAAAGGAACACTTGGACCATTCTTCATAAACATCAAGAAGTACCTCATGTATATACTACATATTAAAAGTTGTATGATTAacacataaacttataatttatgAAGTGGGATAGTAGAATCTACTAAGAAAACCCTCTTACACAGTACGTACCATCTTTGGCAAGGTCATGCTCAGAGGGAATGTGACCAACATGGATGTAGAAAGAGACTGTCTCAGGTGTTGAGTATGGGTTATGgaaacaaaatttatacattccatgtgttggggcCTTAAAATCAAACTTGTCACCAGAGGTTCCCTTTATACTTTTGACAGTATTCCCACCGGGGGATGTCACCTGCATGATAACAACAAAATTAGGATATCTACTAAACtaaagttacaaaaaaatttacgATTTCTGGATAGGTGATCTGACGAGTAATTACAGCAAAGCCACAACTAAATCATATACTTCACATCAGCACAGAGAGATTTTATGCAATACTGCTCCATCATGCAGAGCTTACCAACCAGAGTGTTCCACAACTTATAACGATGTACTCATTCAAACATCAAAGGGCCTCAAGGTCCCAAACTCCAGTGTAAACAAAACGTGTACAATACCTGAGCTTAAATCTAATTATGTGTAGAAAATAAAGGTAATCCCTTCCCCCAGTCACCATTTTCGGCCTTTCA is a window from the Vigna unguiculata cultivar IT97K-499-35 chromosome 7, ASM411807v1, whole genome shotgun sequence genome containing:
- the LOC114189814 gene encoding transmembrane emp24 domain-containing protein p24beta3, encoding MRSAKMWTVLMCLIMSLFTRTESLSVTVNDVECVYEYVLYEGDTVSGNFVVVDHDIFWSSDHPGIDLEVTSPGGNTVKSIKGTSGDKFDFKAPTHGMYKFCFHNPYSTPETVSFYIHVGHIPSEHDLAKDEHLDPINVKIAELREALESVTAEQKYLKARDARHRHTNESTRKRVVFYTVGEYFLLAAVSALQVLYIRRLFSKSVAYNRV